The Alnus glutinosa chromosome 8, dhAlnGlut1.1, whole genome shotgun sequence DNA segment atttaaatgacgtgacaGCATATTCACCATGTGAAAATATATACACTAGTAGATCTGTAAAATCTAATTTGGCCTATGAAatggatcctctcaatttcatttgatATTGAGAGGGTCTCATGTATGAAACTCCAACATTTGAGACATTTTCATATATCAAGTAGGCATCAGCAGGTTGTATAGATTGAGCTAAATTCGACCCAAAAGATATTCGCTTTTGGTTAATCTACTTCTTATGGCTTGATTTCATCCAGACAACCATAGACAACAAACAATTCACAGAGAAAGGTTACAATAAAAATTTTTGATTCTTGGACTAGAATGGCTCTAGCTCAAAACATACTTATTCAAAATTAAGATATTTATAAACTTGTTTAAAGTGAATTCCAAGTTCTGGAAATTAGCAGGCCagtcttttcttttaaaaagatttCTTATTCAGGTCAAGAATTTATCATGGTCAAAATGAAGATGTTTATAAACAGTTTAATATTAAATGTAAATTTTTCCAGAAATGATGAGTTTGCAGCAATATATTGTTAGCATGAAAGTAGCTGAACTGATAAGAAAGGAAATATCTGGTAACTGACCTGCATGTCTCCAAGTGACTTGCTACAGATTGGGCACGTATAGTGACTACAGGTATAGTCCTAGCAACAGAAACAGAGCACCAGTAAAGCAGCATGAATATTTCCgaaatgaagaaatttttttgaagaaatctaAGAGCTAATTACCTGAAAACATGTTGAGTGCATTAAATGACCACATGGAAGGGCCTTAACTGGAGAGCTGGATGTGAAGATGTATTCATGGCATATAGGGCAGTTATCCTCAAAACATTTCTCCCTGCATATGTGAGCTGAAAGAGAACGTGACATACAAGCATTGCAATTCATGCAGTGGAAGAAGTCAATGCCCAATCCCTTCCCAAGTCGGCACAGGTTACAGTAAGGGCAGTGATAGATTTCTCTGTTAAACAACTTTTAAATTAGATGAGAAGTTTAGATAGCTAAAATCAACATAGCCAGATAGGTCATGCAAGGTAACATTAAACTTTTCCTAAATCACTGTCATTCATTTAAAACAACACACAGAGAGACTGTTgaattgaaccaaaaaaaataaaaatcgaacACATTAAACTATACTGACAAGCATAAAAACCAAAAGCTAGAAATTATACACTACATTCTTATAGGATCATTGTGCTGGTTAAAGCATTGAACTATGACATCCTAAATACAAAAAGGTAACAAGGTTGTCCTACTGTTTGCTTTCAACTATTAGTAATGAGTAGGGTTAAAATCCAGTACATATCCCATTTTTAGCTACTAGCTGCAAACTGTTAGGCACACGGAGTCTCAATTGAATTTGTTGATTTCTCATTCATATAATTATACTACTTTATTTAGCATGCCGCGTTATGATTAATCATGAACGAGGGATCAACATAAGACCTGTTGCAAAATATTAGTTTATGACacgtgtaattttaaatattcaaGCTAAGAATTGAGATAAACTCCAAGTTATAACTACTCATGTCGTTTCCTATATCTCAGATGTTGCAATCCTTAACACATTGATATGATACAACCATGTTAGTGCTCTTAGAAATGATAATCCTTGAGGCATCTCAACTTTAATATTAAATTGTTACTAGATATTCATCTTGAAAAACAggcaattttgaatttttgagataTTCGTAACTGGCAACATTTGAAAGATTTAATGCATATAATCTTCTAGGGAACTAAAAGCCGGACCAATTATTAAGTGACGATAGAGTTCATTGGTCCCTACTTAAAAAATCTGAGTGAGATTCATTTGGCTGCAACCTAGCATCACTGAATCAGTTTGTGTATCTCTCGTTTGGCCAATAATGTAAGAACTGTTTTGTCAAATAAATGGTCAATAGTGGAGAGATAAGGAGCTGTCTcattatctcatatatataaactgGTTAGACTTCACCatacaaaattaaaggtttGATGTCCGCAAATAATCCTCTGGTTAAGTCATGTCCGCTGCCAGGAATGTTTTTTTCAACAATGAGGTCCCTGTATGGTATCACATGGTGTTCAttcctttttaaaattaaaaagtagaaaaggaaagaaaaaagaaaagatgtttGGTAAcagcaaaagaaaaaccaataaTCCGCTTACCAAATaccttttcaattttaaaatgaagcgtatttttttttttttttgataagtaatataaAGTGTGATTTTAACTGACAATAAGTCCTAATGGTGCTTTAGGTTAATCATTGCAACCCCTCTCAAGCTTCTTTCCAGAAATCAATAGTTTTCTTACAAGACATATTAAGCAAAGAAATATTAACTGAATGTGTTTTAAGGCAATTTTTTTGGGTCTGTTTTTCTAGTTTCTGTTAATACTATAAAGGTGAAGCAACACAAAAATTAGTATTTGATTGCATAAAATTGGGATACTGAAGCAGGTCGATCATACTACATCACCTTTCATCATCAAATAACTTGCAGATCTTGCAAAAATATCTTGCCAAGGAAAAATTATCACAGGAAACAGTGGAGCATTTCGGCCCAATCGGCTGAATTTTCAAGCACTTCATGCACATCATCTTTGTAATAGATTTCCTGTAAACATATAAGAAGCAGTGGCAAATGTGATGAAGAGAAATGAAAGCCTCAAAAAATTACAGGGTGAAAGCAGAAAATGCTCACACTGACATACCTATCTATAGAATGGTCAGCCACCTCATCATGGCAATGTCTGCATGTATAGAGCTGGTTGCAACAGGCAGCGAAAAGCTTACAGTTCCTCTTGTAGTGTTTGCAACCAAAGGTTAGTTTGAGAGGGTCCTGATAAGATGGAAGGTGACCAGGAATATCTTCCCCATTACTTGAGACTGAATGGGATATCTGTTGTCCAACAATCCAACGGCTGATACATGATGGACACCACTGTCAAATACCATAAGCATGTAGTGCACATATAGGCcatgaatttgaatattttgattttgCTAATGGAATACCCTATGTGCCATGAACTCTTATGTGCCTGCCTATTATACTTCCAATAAACTATCTTGCCAGTATCCTCAATGATGGCCTTACTCTCTACTCCTAcggggaagaagaaaagatttaaaaaggttaaaaaaagaaaaaaagaaaaagacgtGAATAATACCTACCTCATTAGCAGATTCTGgattatatatgattttttctGCAGATCCAAGGAAGAATCACGGGATACTCTTCTTATTGCGGCctctagatcttcttgactcATTGTAAAAAGGTGTTTGCAGTGCCAAGAATTCTTAGGTCCTTGAAATAATTGACCCAATTTATCCGTATGATCTGTGACACCTGCTACTTCATTGCATGTCTTCTTGTCACTGTCAGTAAAAAGTTTAGTACATTCTGAACAGTCGTGGTTATTTTGATCTATATTGAGGACCTTTTCTTTATCATCCACATTGCAGTTTCTAAATGGCTCAATATTTTCATCAACACAATCTCTTTGAGGAAAATCACTGCTTTTTTCAAGCGttcctcttttttgtttgtCAAGAACTTCTTTAGACAGATATGTTGAAATAATCTCTAGTGGATCTGCAGTGCATGAAGGGGAGATACTTGATTCCTCTGCCACCTTTGCTATATTATATCCTTCCGACCATTCTCCTAACCAATCATCAAACATTGTATATTTTGTAGCCATGCGCCATAAGGACATCATAGCATGCTGTTCTTCAGCTGTTAAAGATGCCATCAGCCAGGGTATCACATCTTGCAATACTTCCGCACTTAATCTTCCAAGAATGCGTCCTATGATCTTTTCTTgctcatcaatggagaggttttcTCTAAATAAGATCCAAAGTTCAACTTCTTCGCGGTGAATATGGTTTGAGAGTAATTTATGCATTGATTTGCACATGTTATGCAGCCTCCTACACAGCTGATGATGCTTCACCATTCTCTGATCCTGTGTATTTGAATCAACACTAGAAACTGAAACTTGCAATTCGTACATCTTGTCTAAAATAAGTGAAATTCTACTGAAGTGTTCAACTTCCAGTTTGTGATCAATGGTGTAGGAGTGGCTAATGTTTGGGACTTTCCCCTTTGCCTCCAAAGCTGGAAAAGCAACCTCATCCTCTGCATCACTATGGATCTGAAATAGAAAACGTATGAGATGGAATCGCCGACGGAAATCCATGAGGAGGCCTACATTGTCAGCCAACTGAGCTGAGCCAAAGACAAGGTACTCCAAATCTTTCTTGAGAGCTTTgtggaagaaaaagatgagGTCCACTGGTTTTGGTTCATTGATAATGGAACTAGAACAACTCTTATCACCAGGAAACTTAGGAAAAGGATGCACCATCTTTATTGTTCTGGGGGAAAATATGTGCAAATTGATTGCACTGGAGTACAAGGTCTCATACTTCTTAGCAGTGTGGGGgctagaagatgaagaaaaacaGTTCTTGCCCTCAGTTGGCCTAGGGTTAGATCCTTCAGGAAGTTGCATATCTGAGTGTAAGGAAGAAGATCCAGAAGCGTCCTTGATTTGGTCAGATAGAAAAGAGCATCTGCTCTTGAAAATGTTCTGCAAATCCTCTCTGAATTTTTCAACAGAGGTCTTTCCTGAATAACCAAGTTGAAACCACTTCTGTAAGAGGGATGCAAAAGATTTATTTACAAAAGAATCTCCCTGCTTTATGCTGCGAAGAATGGACCTGGATTCATTCTCAGATAAATGAACTGAAAACCAAGTAATCGCAGACTTTAGCAACCCAAGTGGCATTGTATTAAGGCTCATGTACAGAAGTCGCTGTTGCATTTCATGGCAGCATTTCTTGCTAATAATTGGAAGGACCTGTTAAAAACTGGAAAAAGGGTCAAATGACGCAATATGGAAAACATTTTGTAAATAACTTATCTATGACAGGTTTTAAGAGGGGACTTCTGGAAGTCATCGCACAATACCCATTGCAAATGGAACATAGTTATCACTAAATGCCCAAAATGACTAGTAATGGTTGAATTACCCGCCTTCACATGATATATAATGATGACAAAACTATGAGCAGTTTACCTCCAATTCTTGAAAGGCAAACTGTTTTCTAACTCCCAACACAAAAGACTCAAGTTCCGTTGAAAGCTTCTCCAGAAACTTGCACAAAGTTATACCATTTTGAGCATTGTATTGTAGCAGCAGTTGTAGACCTTCAATTTGACTTCCCCAGGGGAATTCTTCATTGGAGGTAGACAGGCAGCCATTGCCAAGTTGATTTAACACTGGgtaaaaatatttcttcaagGCATTGCTGTAAATTACAAATTTTCCACTGAGAATTATGACACATGAGCAAGAAAACAATTACATaaggaataaagaaagagaTATTCTAATCGGCAGCCTGATCAAGTATGTTGTGTCTGTTAGAAATAGCAATTGTATTAATTACCTGTAGAAGCTAAGGATATCAGCAAGGAATTTAAGCTGGATGGTTATTGAATGTAGATTTGAAAAACTGCTTGAGCTTCTTAATTGGTATAGCTCTTCCAGAATTTCTTGAAAATCTTTCATGATGGCACCATGCCAAAGATTAAGACAATCAATCGGATTGTTTCCGAGATCTTTTTGGATACAACATGCTTTTATCCAATTCCAATTTTCACAAAATGAACTTCTAGATGAATGCAATTTGAGTATCCTTCTCATATCTGCAGATCCATCAGGACATTTTACACCTTTTCCAGTCCTAGTGTAGGTACCAGAGGAGAGTTGATTATTGTTTCCAAGCCAAGAAACCACCACCTTCACAAACATATTTGAATCAGTCACATTCAGAAAGTTGATCCATATTGTGGTGAGAATTTGGCTGAGTGTCTACCTCTTGCAATGATTTTTCTCTGGGTACAATTTCTTTTATACAATGAGTAACATCCACTTGTTCCTCTGGAGAAAGAAAGGAGATCATCCATGGAAAAAATTCTTCTATCAGCATTACTGGAACACTACATATGAACTGCCACACAAGTGAACCCTGTTCTTCGGAAGAGAATTTCTGCATCAGCAATGGAAAAACCTGTACCATGCACATTAACAACAAAGTCATTTTGTATATTGCAATGTTAAGTACAGAGGATACAACTATGAATCTGTATGAAACAACAAGGTTCGGTATTACTCAAAATAAATGCTTGAAAAGTGCAATCTCAAATATTGGTTATGGATCCGATATAAAACTCATGCATTGTAAGAACATCAGCAACAAAAGTAACTTGTAAATTTAGGATTTCTGCCTCAACAATGATCTGGGGGAACTTGATGGCACTGGCTGCTGATTAGATCAGTACACAAAGAGGTTTAACAGCACCAATTGGCATGATACACTAAACATCCTTCTTACGACCCATATATTACTTGATTGAGTTGATTCTAATGCTGCATGCAAACTTTTATGCCACTTTACCCCGAGGGTCAGCACAAGTGGCTGGAGGAGACCCTCCCCTCTCCCTTGCGACCACTAActtatcccccccccccccccccaccccccccccccccaaaaaaaaaaaaaagagcgaACAGTAGACAATTTAGAACTATTAACAAGATCACTTTAAACTACTAAATCATGTCCTTTTCAACATGACAAATCTAGATAGACCCCAAAAAATAGTAAACAGTGAATATCTCGATCCAAACACCACAATTATGAATACCAAAATCCAAGAAAGCATAAAGTAATCAACACAAATATTTCGGTAAcgaaataaattttttctaagaactcttcaaaagaaaaaccactatgtTGCTAACCAACCCCAAAGGAATTCCACTAGAAGATTAAAGTGCTACAACTAGTTTACTTATAAAACCTTTGTAACCTAGACATGGGCTTGAAGCCCAAGCAAACCACCCATTTGCCTCCTACCGCAGTGACTCCAGAACTCTGGCTTTCTTCTATGGAATCTCCTCCAAGAACGAACTCGCTCGCTACAACTCAAAACTCCGGGTACTGAAGTCGCCTGAAGGTTTAATTTTTGTGGTTTAATGGTAACAAAGGAGAGGATTAATCTTTGATTTGGCTCTAAGTGTTTAGGTTTCTCTCCAAAGTGTATGTGATGGCCACACCCTCTCTCATTGAAAATCGTGCCTCAATAGGCTTACATATGTAGGGAAAAACCTAGATTTCAAAACATAAGTCGGCTAAATAAAAAACGGTCTGCCACTCCTTCGATCGATTGAACTATAAGATTTTAGGATCGCCTATGTTCGATAAAATCTTATAGTTCAATCGATCGAGTGTCGATCGAATCTCGGGTTTCAGTATGTCACTTGATGCACATCTTCGATCGATCTAGCATCGATAGTGAGATCGATTGAACTCTCGTGATTTTGTATGAGAACTTGTCACACCGGTTCGATCAATCGGGAGTTGATCATACATCAATCgaagtcttgaaatcttcaattTCAGCCTTCTCTTGAACTAACATTTAACAAGACTCAACCCTAATTTACCCATTACAAAATATAGCCCGAATATCATGTTTTGACACATGAATTTGCCAGCACGTAAAACTTAACACAAGTTTAAACAAATTGTGATATACAAATGGTCAACCATGCGACAATAACTGGAAAGCTTGTACTAACTTATGATTATAAAAGCATGTCCTTTTCCATAAGCCAAGCCAGGAAACAAAACAGATTGGAACCAAGTGAGGCACAATAGATTTCACAAGCCAAAGAGTGTATAAAAAATAACCCTAACTCAGAGATAATACACAAAACAACTAAGTAATCTTGTGGAGCAGCATTATCAATGATAAAGTACCTGCTCTTCTTCTTTCAGCATATGCTGGCAAATTGAGGTCTGAATGGTGCTGATGGAACAAATGAGTTCTTGAAAAGCCttggaaatatatttttttttttcctccaataGAACTTCTAAACAATGAAAAATGGAATCGAAGAGGTCATCAATGCTTTCATGTTCCAGTGAATATGTGCATGCCACATTTTTAACATGTACGTCAAGTGCAAGAAAGATAacctgtaaaaaataaaataaaattaagttcGAATCAAGCAACCAtagacatgaaaaaaaaaaaaaaaagaaatattaaaagttGTAATGCATATTATAAAAAGATTTTTCATTCCATAAAAAGATCAAAACATCCATTCTCGAActgagatttttgttttctcattttcttcattttcttgataGGTCTCCAATTTGTATTTTCTAAAGCTTATAGTGATGGTGTGGCTTGAATTGGTTGGGTTGGTGCATAGAACACCATATGCCACACCCACTCGGCCACTCTATATCATACCCTATGTATGCCGAATTGCTCTAGCTGACAGTGGGTGGTAAATATATTCGAATTCAgctctttgattttctctcgaGCTGGTGTGTGTCATGTGAAGTGATTAAGAGAAAGAAACTATCCTGTTCTTGGAAATTGAGAGAGATTGAGCTTTGATTGTATTTGGGGTTTGCATTTTGTGAGACTTTTGTATCACTATAATATTTTACAATACACAATTTCACCTCTTTCAAATCACTAAATTCTAGGCTTATGAACTCATAACAAAGACGAACAATTATATAGCTCCGGGAAAAATCTAAAATCTCCTTTCAACTGCGCCACAGCTAAATATGagtgaattttaattaaaccCAAAACCAGTGATTTAGACATGAGAAAttaacaattttcatttttccatcaatttctttttcattcccTTTTTTCTCCCCACAATCCACAGCAAAAAGGCAATCAACCCCAAAATTATGAGCATTTAATGCACAGAGTTTGCAAAACCAGTGTCTGCCACGTGTGTTTTGCCCACAAAAGGATATCCCTATTCTTTTCCTACTTTCCAAAGTTTAgaactttctttatttttccttcattttctcaCCAACCAAAAAGAGTGTAACAAACctagaaaaaaccaaaacatgGAAGAACTACCTCATCTTCCGTAGCGCTGTGGTACTTATACACAAGCTTCAGAAACTCGAACCTCCGCAGGATCTCGAGTACCAGCTCGCGGCCGTGGGACTCGCTCTCCGCCTCCTCAGAAGCCTCCGCCGCAGCGCGACGGAGATAGGCGAGCTCCGAGCGCAGAGCCTTGTGGAAGCAAACGAACAAGAGAATGGGCGCGTCGGAGAGCGAAACACCAGCCAGAGGCTCCACCACTGGGAAAACGTCATCGTCATCGTCGGCTTCCATCCGCCAGTAGAGGAttgccaccaccaccacccacCATGAACGCCGAGAGAGGAGCGAGGAGGGTTTCGCATTGGGAATTTAAGCCCCAactccaatctctctctctccctctctccctctctgaaGTTTGGTCTCGATCTCTTTGGAAGTTGAGagcttgttttttttcttttctttttttaattgtattgatTAGTTTATTTTTGCGTGATTaaaaattttgggtttttgtgtgTTTCGGTTTTGCCGGATGGCGACAGTGATGTTGTACCTAACGGTTTAGGGAAAGAGGGTACGTTATTTTTGGCGGTTGAGAATGATGGGGCAAGCGCCCTAATGGAGCGTGGAGGGACGCTTTCACCGTATATTGAATTCAAATAAGAAATCTAACGGTCGAAACCAAATCTTACACCAgtctttgttaaaaataaataaaagataattcaataattaattggtaTGTTACATTGgtattgtgaaataaaaatacaattttaaacatTAATCATTCAATCGTGACATATCAAGAATTTATGTGCTATTTCTTGAAGAATTTGGAGTTATTATGACCGATAAATATTAAGACGATCTGCGAATTTAATACGAAATTAATGAATTAGGGTTGAAAGATCTAACCAATCTAAATAAATGGGTCGAATTATCACCTATATAGTTTTACACACATACATTGATACAACCCAAACCTGACATACGACAATAGAGAtggtaatttttaaaacatcTCGTGAACCTGACACGAACCAAACACGAAATTAACGAGTTATGGTTTGGATGtctgacttatttaattaaataaatcgggttaaaattgacctatataatcatTATATCCATGACTCGACATGATTTAAACTAAACACGTGAATACAAATTGTCGCCCTAATTAGGATTACTTGGTTCCTAGTAAGGGGGGTGTAATGTACGCGACAACGAGAGTGCGTGGGTTGGGAAGTCTCCTCTCTCAATTGTTTAAAATTTCCCGAGCTAGAACCAATTAATTAATCCGATTATCTTAACAAGTCGTCTACGTTTGAATAACGATTAACGAATATACTAAACGATATTGGGTTCGGTAAGTACTACAAAGAGTAAAGAGGGCCTAGTCCATGCCGTTGGTACGTTGTCCTCACGTGGGCTTGGCCGGCTCAAAGTGTCCACACTCCTGCGCGTGTCCACCTTGGACCCAGCACGTGCCTTCCTCGTTCTGCCACGTCAGACTCCCTGCCCTGTCAGCATGAACCTTTTCTTTCAACTAGGTGTGACTCAGCTTTTGTTTGTTAGAATCAACTGCCATACAAAATGTACCAAACAAGTGCGGCCTTAACCAAGCCCACAGGTTAAGGTTTGGGTTTAGGGCTTTGGATGAAGATTTGCTTTTATATGGGCCCAATATTTTTAGAAAGGTTTGGCATCGTAGGCATCAACTCGGCTCAAGCCCAACACGTGTACCCCTAACCCAAGTGAAGTGCAAATCAATTCTGAGCTctgtttcaaaaaaacaaaaaatttctgAGCTCGGCTTGCCTtcaataaaagaagagaaatattAGGAGTATTAAATCTTTCATTGATATTTgcatcatttctttttattaattattatgatctatttaattaataagtCTAACATCATTTTGGTATTTATCTCTTTGTCAAAAATTTGGTAcctttagcatttctcataaaagAATTACTAGAGATTTtcctgtaaaaaataaaataaaataaaaaaatcacaaaaaaaatgaatgttttggattgtgttttttaaaaattgtaatttgaaaacgcgaaaaatctgctttttcaaatcgaaTGTAAGgaagtgtttttttgaaaacgcataattttaaagtctAAACTGAtattttaaagataaaattgtgattttgccaaagacaattacaattttaaaaattacattttcaaattacacatttttaaattgttattttcaaattacaatttttgaAATCCCAATTCCCAATTCTACAACTAAAAGCCAAAAACTGCCTATTTGCATGCGTTAATGGTTGGGTGAGTATTGAGATGTGTTGGATTTTGAAACACTGACAGTCCAATGTCAACGGGTTTGATCAATACGGATTATAATTCTCAACAATTATTTATccgaatttaaaagaattcggGTCGGTGATTGTAAGAGACTAGTTATAGGACCTacttgactaaataaaaattgagctgcTTAAACATTTATCCGGACAAGTAGGTCCCATAAGTAATCTCTCATAATCACCTGTCCACAGGGACGAAGCCAAAAGTTCTTATAGGCAGGGGCCAAGggtcaaaaaaatttgttggtaggGGCCGGTAGGctaattttcttaattttttttttacctaattttttttttctttttttgaattgagggggggggggcgctATAGCCCCTACCGGCCTCTCCTTAGTTCCCTCCCTGTCTGcccgaattctgttaaattcaaacaaataattatatagaATTCTTATCTGATCAATACTTCGTAGTACTGCTAGTCAGATAGAAAATCATGCACGTTGTAAAGTGagtgagtaatgttaaaaatacattctcgTCCCAACTATTATACAACTCTAAGGCCCCATACAATGGCCCATTGTTTAGGGCCTTGGAATTGTACAATGTTGGGGTGAGATTGCTGTGAATGAGGGCCCAAAGTGAGTTGGATCGGTTCAAGTTTAAAGTAGATCCAAATGCGTAAGTCAGCATTAATTACAAGTCGAATCTCACCTACTCCAACAGTTGCACGCTTGATGCTTAATtatattaagagaaatgattcatacactcatttctcacaacagctccacaacaagctgacgtggctggtaatattttattatttttttacaaaaagaaataaaaacaaaacaaaaaaataataaaatattatcagccatgtcagcttgttgtgaagctgttgtaagaaatgagtgtagagatcatttctcttatattaaataaacaGTATTTCGATCTATTGATGTATGACAAACTCAATCTCACCCATTGATCTCAACTATTCACTCGCATGATCCTGCCACGTGGAGATGCCACTTCGACCGTTCGAGCTTATGCTTCGATAGATTGAAATCACTCAAATCGAATTATAGCCATCCGATCTAACTTAGCCGATGAATGGAACTCACTCAGACTTGTTTTAATTAGTCAAAGATTCCCCTTCAGAGCTGTGATTACATTTCTATCgagattagattttctttttgatcttttatgttttgagttatgtaattttctgtattttgtatctatggtttttttttttttttttttttttttgtatttatttgtacttatatattaaaaaaaaaaattaaaaagaaaaagacagaaaataagGGTATATAGGAATGATGAGAAAACAAATGGGATGAGAATAGCACAATTAAAGCATTtgcattggtttttttttttttttttttttttttttaatttttcttaaatttagaaaataaaactattttttattttcttatctaAATATACTTCACAATAACTTTCTTTATCTTtctatatatcaattaaatattatttatttacaaatataagtttttACTTACCTTCacattttttcacaaaattttaacacaattttcaataaaaggtaaaaagatgaaagatgctcaaataagaaaggaaagaaaaatattttgtattaaaaatttAGGGATGTACAACCGGTTGCAGTTGTAATTATTTGTtcataaccgcaaccgcaactGGAGTCTCCGgttatttctattttaataaccacaataaccACAACCACAACTGGTCACTGGTTGCGGTTTTTACCAACCACCGGTTATCCGATTATTTTAAACCGGCTATTAACCGAATaactaatttttatatattgttaaatgtttttaactttttaaatccAGTATTTGAATTTGAGCTTGCATGAATCCTGCAGGAATAATACAAAACCAGAGAGAGAGGTTTGCATTTGTTTGACGCAGATGTATGGGTTTAATTTCCTCCAGATGTCCAGCCAGTTCCTCCAACTttgcttttgtcttttctttttggtgtttgTTTCTTATGCGAGGGGAATATTGATCACATGCACTCTCCCAACCACAtatttcttcgttttttttttttttttttttttttaatacacgTCTTCGTG contains these protein-coding regions:
- the LOC133874907 gene encoding zinc finger protein BRUTUS-like At1g74770, producing the protein MEADDDDDVFPVVEPLAGVSLSDAPILLFVCFHKALRSELAYLRRAAAEASEEAESESHGRELVLEILRRFEFLKLVYKYHSATEDEVIFLALDVHVKNVACTYSLEHESIDDLFDSIFHCLEVLLEEKKKYISKAFQELICSISTIQTSICQHMLKEEEQVFPLLMQKFSSEEQGSLVWQFICSVPVMLIEEFFPWMISFLSPEEQVDVTHCIKEIVPREKSLQEVVVSWLGNNNQLSSGTYTRTGKGVKCPDGSADMRRILKLHSSRSSFCENWNWIKACCIQKDLGNNPIDCLNLWHGAIMKDFQEILEELYQLRSSSSFSNLHSITIQLKFLADILSFYSNALKKYFYPVLNQLGNGCLSTSNEEFPWGSQIEGLQLLLQYNAQNGITLCKFLEKLSTELESFVLGVRKQFAFQELEVLPIISKKCCHEMQQRLLYMSLNTMPLGLLKSAITWFSVHLSENESRSILRSIKQGDSFVNKSFASLLQKWFQLGYSGKTSVEKFREDLQNIFKSRCSFLSDQIKDASGSSSLHSDMQLPEGSNPRPTEGKNCFSSSSSPHTAKKYETLYSSAINLHIFSPRTIKMVHPFPKFPGDKSCSSSIINEPKPVDLIFFFHKALKKDLEYLVFGSAQLADNVGLLMDFRRRFHLIRFLFQIHSDAEDEVAFPALEAKGKVPNISHSYTIDHKLEVEHFSRISLILDKMYELQVSVSSVDSNTQDQRMVKHHQLCRRLHNMCKSMHKLLSNHIHREEVELWILFRENLSIDEQEKIIGRILGRLSAEVLQDVIPWLMASLTAEEQHAMMSLWRMATKYTMFDDWLGEWSEGYNIAKVAEESSISPSCTADPLEIISTYLSKEVLDKQKRGTLEKSSDFPQRDCVDENIEPFRNCNVDDKEKVLNIDQNNHDCSECTKLFTDSDKKTCNEVAGVTDHTDKLGQLFQGPKNSWHCKHLFTMSQEDLEAAIRRVSRDSSLDLQKKSYIIQNLLMSRWIVGQQISHSVSSNGEDIPGHLPSYQDPLKLTFGCKHYKRNCKLFAACCNQLYTCRHCHDEVADHSIDRKSITKMMCMKCLKIQPIGPKCSTVSCDNFSLARYFCKICKLFDDEREIYHCPYCNLCRLGKGLGIDFFHCMNCNACMSRSLSAHICREKCFEDNCPICHEYIFTSSSPVKALPCGHLMHSTCFQDYTCSHYTCPICSKSLGDMQVYFRMLDALLAEHKIPDEYAGKIQVILCNDCEKKGPTPFHWLYHKCSYCGSYNTRLL